The following are encoded together in the Oncorhynchus masou masou isolate Uvic2021 chromosome 5, UVic_Omas_1.1, whole genome shotgun sequence genome:
- the LOC135540053 gene encoding cell division control protein 42 homolog isoform X2 yields the protein MQTIKCVVVGDGAVGKTCLLISYTTNKFPSEYVPTVFDNYAVTVMIGGEPYTLGLFDTAGQEDYDRLRPLSYPQTDVFLVCFSVVSPSSFENVKEKWVPEITHHCPKTPFLLVGTQIDLRDDPSTIEKLAKNKQKPITLETAEKLAKDLKAVKYVECSALTQRGLKNVFDEAILAALEPPETQRKRKCCIF from the exons ATGCAAACGATCAAGTGTGTTGTGGTGGGTGACGGAGCTGTGGGTAAAACCTGTCTGCTCATCTCCTACACCACAAACAAGTTCCCCTCTGAATATGTACCCACG GTGTTTGACAACTATGCTGTAACTGTAATGATAGGAGGGGAGCCCTACACCCTGGGCTTGTTTGACACTGCAG gtcAGGAGGACTACGACAGGTTACGACCTCTGAGTTATCCCCAGACAGATGTCTTCCTCGTCTGTTTCTCCGTcgtttccccctcctccttcgAAAATGTCAAAGAAAAG TGGGTTCCAGAGATCACCCACCACTGTCCAAAGACCCCGTTCCTGTTGGTGGGGACTCAGATAGATCTGCGAGACGACCCGTCCACCATAGAGAAGCTGGCCAAGAACAAACAGAAGCCCATCACTCTTGAGACGGCAGAGAAACTGGCCAAAGACCTCAAGGCCGTCAAATATGTGGAGTGCTCAGCCCTCACGCAG CGAGGGCTGAAGAATGTATTTGATGAAGCTATCCTAGCCGCCCTAGAGCCACCAGAGACGCAAAGAAAGAGGAAGTGCTGTATATTCTAA
- the LOC135540053 gene encoding cell division control protein 42 homolog isoform X1, which translates to MQTIKCVVVGDGAVGKTCLLISYTTNKFPSEYVPTVFDNYAVTVMIGGEPYTLGLFDTAGQEDYDRLRPLSYPQTDVFLVCFSVVSPSSFENVKEKWVPEITHHCPKTPFLLVGTQIDLRDDPSTIEKLAKNKQKPITLETAEKLAKDLKAVKYVECSALTQKGLKNVFDEAILAALEPPEPKKKRKCVLL; encoded by the exons ATGCAAACGATCAAGTGTGTTGTGGTGGGTGACGGAGCTGTGGGTAAAACCTGTCTGCTCATCTCCTACACCACAAACAAGTTCCCCTCTGAATATGTACCCACG GTGTTTGACAACTATGCTGTAACTGTAATGATAGGAGGGGAGCCCTACACCCTGGGCTTGTTTGACACTGCAG gtcAGGAGGACTACGACAGGTTACGACCTCTGAGTTATCCCCAGACAGATGTCTTCCTCGTCTGTTTCTCCGTcgtttccccctcctccttcgAAAATGTCAAAGAAAAG TGGGTTCCAGAGATCACCCACCACTGTCCAAAGACCCCGTTCCTGTTGGTGGGGACTCAGATAGATCTGCGAGACGACCCGTCCACCATAGAGAAGCTGGCCAAGAACAAACAGAAGCCCATCACTCTTGAGACGGCAGAGAAACTGGCCAAAGACCTCAAGGCCGTCAAATATGTGGAGTGCTCAGCCCTCACGCAG AAAGGCCTAAAGAATGTGTTTGATGAGGCGATACTGGCTGCGCTGGAGCCTCCCGAGCCCAAGAAGAAACGCAAATGTGTGCTGCTATGA